The sequence accatgattgcatttttatgtgtgtcttacttgttagctagggtgccttagcaatctaggaaactataacctttcctgccttagactttaaagcacttaggattgccttttaatcttaaaacatatgtcttacaatcctatcctaaaactgatcaaaatctccttcctaatgttaggatgtctaattatcatcaaacgaccaaaatgaatcttttcaagccaaccgaaaaagatactgaaaggtcttccacagaaagaccaatccaaagtccaccttatggctttggtggtcccccctcaccaaattatagcccaaatactactctaaagttacatgggtctcctgaatactatccaaccccgaggaataaagacaagaggtaatgtcttgaagaaactgggccgtcaaagaaaagatcccgatctcctttctacgatgaagttgatgccaagtacgagctcatgaatctgcgaaaaactaccgatgacctaattcgccatattgcaaggattgattttcaaatgaaggaaaaagacctagcgatcaagaagctcatggaggaaaatgctgaactaaagaaagagataaagttggtgaagtatgaaggtgatagaaatacccgatgggggaagcaatctctctcctacctaagagaagatgttgacctgaagatggaggaaaacaacgtgaataatcaactttctataagggaccacaagtaccatgtaatcaacaatgatgtttccaatctttatgataacatcgagtatctttatgaggaacaaaaggagaagaacgacaagtttgagaagtttatgaaggaggttgaggacgagaagaagaaatatgaagactactttaatcttaatatttcctagttattttctatctatgcaaaggctaggccttaaactatttctatccccgaatcgtgtaataagaaggcttgtttaaagccttgttcttaataaaataaagtgtttcgtttatatcatattcatctttattccacttaattttttttcaaacttatgacctatcaagtttatcaaacttctatatgttattgaagataacggttcgtctacaagctcctgctactacttcaaacactcacgtatcttatgcctttatgcatcggtttgcgaaccggaaaatattattgggttatcacagtatacgaattgaaattctttaatcaatatctggttacaaatctcaacacgtcataccaccattattacataaatggatgacacatcatatcttatcatatattatcatatctataaactttgtctaccacttatcctaaatttcctccgtaaattacgaaaatctttttgctataaatacgtattcaaggagacgaatatatcattcggtattcaatacccatttcatatcaaaccctattccaaacatataatgtgaatttctcaaactcttcaagctcccacggcagtgtaaccagaacaaacgaaccaatcagccatcatctattctggatgaattggggatgggttcgtagccgactcaatcaatggagacaagaagaaggtgatcccttccaccaaccgaattcacctcttggcgaagaacctgaagcgcttaccggcgaaccagtctgaaacaccattttctctcttctttccagggtatcccgtcacgaatatataatatcgaagattctagatcttattcacccccttgttccaaccaccaatcatcccagaataatagaagaagtcaacgagcttcgcgctcgagtagtggctctggaaaatctggtgcgaaacctacgaacaccagcagcagcagcagcagcataaccagcatcaccaccagtaccatcaacatcaccactaacagcatcagcttcatcaacaacaacattcgcatcccccgcctcaacaacacactcagtacctcaaacatcaacatgatacgccccatagataccaaggaatattagcaataaagagttaagatgtattgactcattcttcgtgaagaattatatatgtataccttatatatatatatgatttggaacaataataaatcttgtcgtactaagcaattacgtgagaatctcaactagtatgtactacttggttaattcatatcactaatatgctatgatgtacacccttcgctaatgacttaacaattgttaatcactgcttcagcacaataaactccatttcataataaatcaagtataacgatgaatgtattgattcataacttcattagcgaaatatttcgcaacaattatgaaatctctaagattttggagattatttactctcgttccaaaccacaaatcaaatgagtttaatatatattaactcattaaatccatgattatatctgaagaatacatatatgaacgtatatcttcataaagattgtaaaaactgttaattgtgaaaatattttaacgggtaggtaatacccgagaaatatttacatctcacataaatacactgtacattcttcaatttcgattcataaatcattaattatactcactgccttcactgtgatacacaataattttcatacaaatttaattacacattctgaaattaacataccagaattcaagtaaagctttagcaggtgttatcttcctaaagatcactacattcatgaattatattcattcgtattctatgatgaattatcacatcaaaccaccgaaattatcatcaacaacgcctatttgttaaccattagatccgttgacgattacaatcagcgtttaatcatctaaaaaaataaaatttcttgaaaccatctcggattgataaccaatgattcagatatggtagcattaaatgcagaggaaacaaaagaattttcctcgtcattggaacttagaaattctgagatatcactgtatctttcattataaatatcctctatatttctgaagatatctttataacgattcttgtcagcaattaattatctctttgcgatatctttatcacatcataaaggaaactgttttagtttctatattctgtaaagttcaagtttaaattatgaatgatttgaagtagtgttgggaattgaagcatgagttagtataatataatgacgtcaggccaacgtgattatattacagtaagtcatgctaaatttttaatggaagatgatgattcatagactttataatcatcatttgccatgttacacgactcttatctatttaaactctaaacatatcaagaaaatattttttttgataattcggtcttttccggatattctggtaatatgacaaatcaaatcgtgctattacctttccttcttctttgaatatcatgatcattcgaaacttcatacctacgaattctggaccgttacttgctttacaaaagcatgaagcttcgacatataagggaaaatataaattccgataacaacactgaaattacaaaccctgtatatcaatgcgtatagcaatataaagacacgggagaactaaaaacacaataaattctagagcatagtagaaataaacagactcctctggtgggagttggaaaagaaggatgattgtggcgataaccaatataatgtcaaagacaagaactggattgagcatattaataaaacttttggaagtatgaattgagaaagaaagtatataagtggtgaagataatgaaacggaagaagctaatttatagcaaaaattccagacacagcaatcgaggcaattcaccgcctttaattaaagaaaatcctaatttctgtaattaccggaaaatcaaatcttataaagatttcgaagatttctttaattccttgaaatccggaaatcaatcgtaactacgtcaaaagttaaggcaaacatttaattttctcatttactcttttacgatagcttcgtttatactctttctataatcgaattactttatccatattatttaatgtcgataaaactctaattcatcattcttgttataaagaatgacgatctctatcaaatttcatgactatgattttcatgaactcctctctgttttgtctgcctaatattgcagcataaacgctcaaggttttaaatgagctcaatattattcataacacatttcatgtatccaatttactgaaatgacttgcataacatcatcattttgaatgatctctgcattaatcataaaatgcacttcgtaaaagaacctatagagattatggtttgtatgacttaaacgcttgaaacaaaacaatattctatcctttgaaaaacacgcaaggccccgaacatacctgggaacgtgaagaccaaatgaaacagaaatatccccatctcttctcaaccgctgatgcatccgagaagtctacctaaaacttcgggacgaagtttttattaacggggaggtactgtaacaaccctcacttttcgacttctaaattactgaattaaccctagggttatatgtctgactatatgtattaagggttgttatatacaattaaatattgaccgaatagtaatttttagtcaacaatgtacgcttaaataaataatatattattaatttatataatttgacataatttaactaagtatataaactttgtatcacttttattatttagttaatgtattatatatttaactatataataaatccaattatatataattgtaataatatttacaaacttactaaaactatagtttaataattaaaatcataattattattaaaaatacaaaataccgaattatttattatttttatgcaaaatttgtatttattaattaaataaaacaaaaataaaaataaaataaaaataaaatattattgacaaatattcttggaaaaacattaaataaatttgtttatttacataaaaaaaatccttaaaataaataaaaaataaataaataaataaataaattactttttaattaaaaattttaatggaaaaactacttttattattttattttgtgcattatcccatgacctaacatttaatactttttaattttaaaatcctattaagaattaaatatttccttttcttttaattattttattctttttacttaattttttcaagtataaatacccctcatttctcattcaaactcacaccaaaatttctctcattctctctttgaagaattactactagtaagtattctttttttactttttattttttttactttttactttttactttttactttttactttttactttttactttttacttcggttattatttttaccgaaacatgtaaataatgttataaattatatgcaattaaaaataaaataaataacatgtatacactattactattactagcacctataacctactacttatattgtaacataaaaacattttgggatatgtattagagatgtatagatcttcgaactttcttgacgaatggtttctatgagattctaggcagagggtttggatttccgatttaaaaggtcctatggctcaagcccctagatctaaattagccattcgaagggaaaggggtgattggaagcttatctaatacgacaagtatcctaaaatggaaaacactgataaaagtagaaactctctagtcatagaaacttagtaaaataagaaactttctaaaaatggaaactttataaaaatagtaacttactaggaatagaaacttagtaaaacaaactatacttaaacacatacttaaacttaaacatgggcaaaacacttaactactcttaaatgtcaataggttgactttcctgctcactcgttcaactctttattccgaggaataactctctctctatttactaaggtgaattcatagcccctctttattactagcaaacttacttactttacttggggtgagacacatgctgtttttactttttacaatttagacacaagtaccaaactgttaaactatgctatacccggctatgtccgactaagtccctacagtgatatttttaattgctgctgcatgcttaattattgggggtaggcctatcgggagtaacgtccccgatacatttgactaagtctttgtattacttaataatgaaattaaaccgacaaggacagacacaacttgtcatggggtaaacttgaacgtttagtctaaatatcacgcattggcataactttttgatcctgcgggagatcaactttacaaactaaatcttgtggtctaaaacaacgacaaactttttgttaaacctatgaacttcactcaacctttttggttgacactttagcatgttttgtctcaggtgctgtttgattcaagctcttatacttactgcttatgtgatgctacttggacataggatcaagagatatcgcatttattacttctgcatgtgaacatttacgatattgttattcctgtcattgtaacgatatttcattttccgctgcgtactcattaaagttaaattcatcatttagtattgttctcgtttattataatatgttggtatgttttgatattagtgacgttccttccagaccctattgggaggacgttacaaaaacggtgacggccgccaaccttccaCGTTCACACgtcaccttcctcgttcacacctatCTACCGCTATAAGATCTtagctataaatagaggtgcaaacctcagttgtaaatcatcccaaaatcactcagagaagtgtaatcacaacctagagagtgtgtgtgagtttgagagttttttttaagagttttgtaatactctgtaaatctattcttgtaagtaatagagttattttctctcaaatttgtatctcccaacgtctagGCGATCATCTCTTCCTATCAAATTGCTTATGTGTTTCTGCTGTTAAAACTCGTGATAATTATTGTCCCAGTTTGACTTCTGAAGTCAAACTTTTTTAAATTTGACTTTAAATATCTTGGTTTGTTTTACATAACATGTGATGAAAATTATACCAGTGAAAACACATTTAAAACGTAGTCCATCCGTATAAATTTTATCAggtattatataacacaaacaaaattATTTAAATTCAAAGTTGTGAAAGATTGACTTCAAAAAGTCAAATGAGAAAGTTCATGGAGTATTTaagaatatttaatattttgcagggTCTGCATGGATGATATTGTCACGTTCGTTCGTCGAATATTGTATATGGGGTTGGGATAATCTTCCAAGAACTCTGCTCATGTACTACACAAATTTTGCGTCTTCACCCGAAGGTTACTTTCAAACTGTTATCTGCAATTCACCTGAATACGTTCCAACCGTTGTGAACCACGATATGCACTTCATTTCTTGGGACACACCACCAAAACAACATCCACAAATCCATAACATGAACCACACAGACAAAATGATAGCAAGAGGTGCTCCATTTGCGCGTAAATTTAAGCAAGACAGTTCTATTTTGGACAGAATTGACGTTGAGTTGTTAGACCGTAAGAATGGGAGTTTCACCCCGGGTGGGTGGTGCAAGGATGACCCATTATGTGTCACGGTTGGTGAACCCACACGGATTGAACCGGGCCCAGGAGCTCAAAGGCTTGGTGGACTTGTTGGCAAGTTACTTCAACAGCCTAAGTTTAGTGAAAATCAATGTCAATAGTTTTGCACACATGATTATATACATAAATCTGAACTGCAAAATTTAGTATATATACATATGGATGTATCATATATCACTCTACCAGTTTTTACCATATTCTAATGAATTCTACTCACAAAAATCTGCATAGCCTGTAATCCAAAATCTGTTTACCTAAACTGAAAAGATAAAAAAGACTAAACCATCTCCAAAACTTTTATATTTCCCTTCGAATTAGCAGCAACCAAAGTAGAGGACCGATTACGCCAACATAAGGATGACATGAACTGTTCATTGTCGTCCACTTCATTTCCTGTTATCGGATCTGTGGTGCTGAATTTATACGACAACGCGGGCATGGGGAAAGCCTTGTGGTAGATATAAACCTGTCGACCAAAAAAAAGAATGTTCGCATTCAAGAAGACGATTTTTACCATTGAAACACTACTTCTTAGTTGTTCATAATCAATATATTAAGTacaataaattatataaataaaatgtttTAAGAAAGACTAGTTGGAAGTACCTCGTTTGTTTCTGAACCAGTAGCGATATATCCTTCTGATACTGATAAACCAACAAAATTCTGTAACAAGACACAATTTCGAGTCACTTATTGATTCAGTCTAGTACCATTCTAaactttgtaaataaataaattaataaataattaatttatatatacttTGACATTGGTGTGGCCCGTGAATGACTGAAGCGGGCTGTCAATAACTTGAGACGTAATGGTTGACAAATCCCAAAGCTTGAGTGTGTTATCAGTGGACGACGATACAAGAGTTGTTGAATCGATAAACTTGATGTGGCTAACGGTTTTCTGGTGTCCAATCAGTGTGCAAAGTGGCGTACTCAAATTTCGTAAATCGTAGTAATACACCTGATGATCTGCGGAACCAAATGCAATATAATTACTAGATTCGGAAGGAAACTGAACACAGCACACATTCGCCCTTGATTTAATGGTACCAAGACTGGCTCTCTGCATTTAAAATGATAGAAATTAGTACCAAAATGTTCAAATATCGATCAATGCGATACTTAAATATTTAAATTTGAAGTATATAATTGCCTGATTTATGTTCCAGAGCTTAAGCGAACCATCATCACTTCCACTGGCTAGCAACTTCGGATCTGTTGCAAAATCGACAGACCACGCACGTCTCTCATGCTCTCTCAATTCTACGCAtaatcgattttgggtaacatcccATACCTGGAAATTTTTAAATCAACTGGTCAAACGGGTCAGGCAGGTTGGGTAACTGGTCAAAGGGGTTTGGGTAAAAATGGGCCAGATTGGTTCAGACCTGGTTGGCCTGCAATACTATTTGTATTTGTAATAATTTATCAAGGTGTTAATTATCATTACAGAGGTAGCATGTTTATGTCGTATAGATTAATATTAGGATTTTTTCTAAGAACAACCCTTAAGGTTGTCGTTAACGTgcataaaagtgttgtaaatagcgATTATGTTGACTTTGAAGTGACGGTTATTGAATAGTACAACACTTTATGCACATTAAAGACAGCCTGTCGTTAGAAATATTCTTTAAACTTATAGAAGTAACATCCCACACCTGAATTTTTTTGAATCAACTTGTCAAACGGATTCAAACGGTGTAGGCAGGTTGGGTAAATGGTCAAACGGGTTTGGGTTGAAATGGGCCAAATTGGTCAAGACCTGGTTGGCCTGCAATATTATTTGTAATGTGATAATTTATTAAGGTGTTAATTATAATTACAGAGGTAACATGTTTACATCGTATATATTAAAATTAGAtttgggaatttttttttttttttttctttttcctagcACGTTTGAGATGAAATACCACCCAAGTGCCCAACTCAACCCATTTAATATGGGTCGATATTGCCACATCTATGGTGGACATTCTAATCTAAACAACAAATAGGTGTATGACGTTGATTACCTGCACGACACCTTCAAAATTACATGAAGCAATCTGGCTTTTAATATAAGGATTCCAACAAATACTGCTTATCATTGATCTTGTCGGAACTTCAACTATCGGAAAATGGATATCTTGATTCTCGTTCAAGATCGAATCATATTCAAATACTTTGATCTTCTTATTTACACCAGCAGTTGCAAAAAACTCCCCATCACGATCAAACCTCAACGAATATACAAGGCTTGTAGAGTTTAATAAATCACCTTGTTTTAAGTCAGCTTTGACTTTTAATCTACTGTACGAAAGGTATTTAGACAGTCCCTCCAAAAAGGGATGCATCCCTCGATTACTAAACATCTGTTTGCCGATTGGTATCGAACTCTTGTTCCTGGTCGAAAAGTAAGCCGATTCTAGTTTCTTAAAGTTTTTCATTAATCTAGAACTATTTGTAACAGCGTTTTCTTGATTTTCTTCGGGTGTTCTGTTGCGTTTTCTGTACACCGAGCTTGAAAATTCATCGTTTTGAGAAATATTTATTGAAGATGAAGGTTCAAAACCTCGTTTAATCCTAATAGACGCTTGCAGGTTTGAAACTTCTTGTACATCAGAAGATAAAAGTGAAACATCTCGTTGCAGGTAATGCGCAGCTTCTTGTTTTCGTTTTTGCATCATGAGAAGAAATTCGAGCAACATTTCTTGCTCGACGACTTTTTCTTCAAGCTCGATTGCAACTTGTCGTTCGTCTAAATTTTCTTTAAGTTCATTAAGAAACTCACTTTGTAACACTTCACTGATAACATTTAACAGTAAGTCAGAAAAATATCTAT comes from Rutidosis leptorrhynchoides isolate AG116_Rl617_1_P2 chromosome 4, CSIRO_AGI_Rlap_v1, whole genome shotgun sequence and encodes:
- the LOC139839749 gene encoding protein SPA1-RELATED 4-like isoform X2: MSNLRHRIFPPQLHFKWPREVFLLLRSLHPDPTSRPKIDEVLQSEFLNELKENLDERQVAIELEEKVVEQEMLLEFLLMMQKRKQEAAHYLQRDVSLLSSDVQEVSNLQASIRIKRGFEPSSSINISQNDEFSSSVYRKRNRTPEENQENAVTNSSRLMKNFKKLESAYFSTRNKSSIPIGKQMFSNRGMHPFLEGLSKYLSYSRLKVKADLKQGDLLNSTSLVYSLRFDRDGEFFATAGVNKKIKVFEYDSILNENQDIHFPIVEVPTRSMISSICWNPYIKSQIASCNFEGVVQVWDVTQNRLCVELREHERRAWSVDFATDPKLLASGSDDGSLKLWNINQRASLGTIKSRANVCCVQFPSESSNYIAFGSADHQVYYYDLRNLSTPLCTLIGHQKTVSHIKFIDSTTLVSSSTDNTLKLWDLSTITSQVIDSPLQSFTGHTNVKNFVGLSVSEGYIATGSETNEVYIYHKAFPMPALSYKFSTTDPITGNEVDDNEQFMSSLCWRNRSSTLVAANSKGNIKVLEMV
- the LOC139839749 gene encoding protein SPA1-RELATED 4-like isoform X1, with amino-acid sequence MNNSSHDHGHVNHDHDHDHGIKRVVRPLETKEVSLRQWLDDTKRVVNPLECLHIFTQIAKIVNLAHSQGYVVHNIRPSCFIMSSFNNVSFIESASSSDSGSDSYQDVTSSQTSGNVFNKVSEHVRSEFDVGQTEEQKHVFPMKQILKMETNWYTSPEEAAGGQSCCASDVYRLGVLLFELYYPCSSPEEKNAAMSNLRHRIFPPQLHFKWPREVFLLLRSLHPDPTSRPKIDEVLQSEFLNELKENLDERQVAIELEEKVVEQEMLLEFLLMMQKRKQEAAHYLQRDVSLLSSDVQEVSNLQASIRIKRGFEPSSSINISQNDEFSSSVYRKRNRTPEENQENAVTNSSRLMKNFKKLESAYFSTRNKSSIPIGKQMFSNRGMHPFLEGLSKYLSYSRLKVKADLKQGDLLNSTSLVYSLRFDRDGEFFATAGVNKKIKVFEYDSILNENQDIHFPIVEVPTRSMISSICWNPYIKSQIASCNFEGVVQVWDVTQNRLCVELREHERRAWSVDFATDPKLLASGSDDGSLKLWNINQRASLGTIKSRANVCCVQFPSESSNYIAFGSADHQVYYYDLRNLSTPLCTLIGHQKTVSHIKFIDSTTLVSSSTDNTLKLWDLSTITSQVIDSPLQSFTGHTNVKNFVGLSVSEGYIATGSETNEVYIYHKAFPMPALSYKFSTTDPITGNEVDDNEQFMSSLCWRNRSSTLVAANSKGNIKVLEMV